From the genome of Actinacidiphila yeochonensis CN732, one region includes:
- a CDS encoding ABC transporter ATP-binding protein, whose amino-acid sequence MPTVIVDDLHVTYRIHTNGSGHGSAAAALGRLVTRRASPNVHLVHALRGISFTAYRGEAIGIIGSNGSGKSTLLKAIAGLLPAERGRVHTDGQPALLGVNAALMNDLTGSVNVVLGGLAMGMSREEVMESYQEIVEFSGINEKGDFISLPMRTYSSGMAARLRFSIAAAKQHDVLMIDEALSTGDRAFQRRSEERIRELRAEAGTVFLVSHNNKSIRDTCDRVLWVEKGELLHDGPTEEVVAAYEARHG is encoded by the coding sequence GTGCCGACCGTGATCGTGGACGACCTGCACGTCACCTACCGCATCCACACCAACGGCTCCGGCCACGGCAGCGCGGCCGCCGCCCTCGGCCGCCTGGTGACCCGCCGCGCCTCGCCGAACGTCCACCTCGTGCACGCGCTGCGCGGCATCAGCTTCACGGCCTACCGGGGGGAGGCCATCGGCATCATCGGCTCCAACGGCTCCGGCAAGTCCACCCTGCTCAAGGCCATCGCCGGGCTGCTTCCGGCCGAACGCGGCCGGGTGCACACCGACGGCCAGCCCGCGCTGCTGGGCGTCAACGCCGCCCTGATGAACGACCTCACCGGCAGTGTCAACGTCGTCCTGGGCGGCCTGGCCATGGGGATGAGCCGCGAGGAGGTCATGGAGAGCTACCAGGAGATCGTCGAGTTCTCCGGGATCAACGAGAAGGGCGACTTCATCTCGCTGCCGATGCGCACGTACTCCTCCGGTATGGCGGCCAGGCTGCGGTTCTCCATCGCCGCCGCCAAGCAGCACGACGTGCTGATGATCGACGAGGCGCTGTCCACCGGGGACCGGGCCTTCCAGCGGCGGTCCGAGGAGCGCATCCGCGAGCTGCGCGCGGAGGCCGGCACGGTCTTCCTGGTCAGCCACAACAACAAGTCCATCCGGGACACCTGCGACCGCGTCCTGTGGGTGGAGAAGGGCGAGCTGCTGCACGACGGCCCCACCGAGGAGGTGGTCGCCGCCTACGAGGCCCGGCACGGATGA